The genomic segment TCGCTCAGGGATTACCCTGGCTGGGATGCGATTTTTGCAATCCGTGGGCTGCGTCGTGCCGGCCCAGCCGCCGCCGGCCATCGGTTCCTCGTGCCAGCGCTCGACAGCGCCCGAGCGGTGCCTGGCGCCCGGGCCAAGGATGCTGCGACGGCCATGATCGAACCACCGGCCTGCGCGACAGATCGGCGCCTGCGCCATGGTCTTGGCGCGTCGGCGTCGGGCGCGGTGGCGCGCCGGCATCCCGGAACCACGCCGCCCGGATGGCCCCCGGCGGTGCCCGCATCGCAGCCCCAGCGCCGGGCCAGCGCCGGCACATCGGTGCTGCGCGGGCTCCACCGGGGAATCCGCCAGCCCACCTGCGGCAAGTCTTGCCCATGGAGCGATTCAATGGAGCGCATCAGCCATCACAACCCGAGACACGCACATTCCGGTGCACACCAGCACCCGTCTTGCCGGTCACGCTGCGCATCCATCCCGGCGCTGTGTGCCACGCCATGCGCTCGGCCGATTCGAGACCGGCGCGCCCGGCACGCAGTGGGCCGTCCCCTGCCGACACCCTGGTGCCACGGGCTGCAATCGGTGCGCGCTGTGGCCACCGTCCGGGCAAGCAGCGACAGATGCAGTGCTGCGGCGGCCTTCATGTTCGCGTCGGTGCCGGCCATAATCGGCGACATGCACCGCACTGTCGCCGATTGCCAGTACCGTCGGCATCGTCAGCCCCCCTCCACAGGGAATCTGCTCGCCCCCCGGCGCCGGCAGATCGTCTGCGGGGGCCGCCGATGACAAGGCTCGGGCTGCGCTGCATCGCGTCGATGGCCACGCGCCAGTTGCTGGTCGAACTGCTGCCCGGGTTTACGCAGCGCTCGGGGCATGGCGCGAGCGTCGAGTCGGTGGCTGGCGTCGATGCGGCCAGGCGCGTGCAGGACGGCGAGGTCTTCGACCTGGTGCTGCTGGCATCGGATGCCATCGACAAGCTGATGGCCGCCGGCCGGCTGCTGCCCGGCAGCAAGGTGGACTGGGTGTGCTCCGGCATGGCCGTGGCGGTGCGCGCCGGGGCGCCGCTGCCGGACATCCACTCTGAAGAGGCGCTGCGCCAGACCGTGCTCGCGGCAGACCGCATTGGCCATTCCACCGGGCCTAGCGGTGTGGCCCTGGTCCGGCTGTTTCGGCGCTGGGGCATTGCCGATGCGCTGCACGAGCGCATGGTGCAGGCGCCGCCCGGTGTGCCGGTGGGCGCGCTGATTGCCGCTGGCGCGGCGGAACTGGGCTTTCAGCAGCACAGCGAGTTGCTGCATGTGCCGGGCATCCACATCGTCGGCCCGCTGCCGCCCGCGCTACAGATCAACACCACTTTTTCCGCCGCTGTGGGCGCGCAGTCGCTGCAGGTCGATGCGGCCCGCGCACTGCTGGCCTACCTGGCATCGCCGCTGGCGCAAGACGCCAAGCGCCGCCAGGGCATGGAGCCGGCCTGACGGCGCAGCACCCGCAGCCGGCGAGCACCAAGGAGCCAAACGCTATGAGTCTGATCATCGACTGCCATGGTCACTACACCACGGCCCCCAAGGCGCTGGAGGACTGGCGCAACGCGCAGATCGCGGGCATCCGCAACCCCGCTGCCATGCCCGCCGTGGCCGATCTGAAGATCAGCGACGACGAACTGCGCGCGTCGATCGCGGGCAACCAACTGCGCCTGATGCAAGAGCGCGGCAGCGACATCACGCTGTTCTCGCCGCGCGCCAGCTTCATGGCCCACCATATCGGCGACTTTGAGGTGTCGAGCCGCTGGGCGGCCATCTGCAACGCGCTGTGCCATCGCGTCTGCACGCTGTTTCCCGAGCATTTCGTGCCCGTGGCGATGCTGCCGCAAAGCCCGGGCGTTGCGCCGGCCAGTTGCATTGCCGAACTGGAAAAATGCGTGCACGAATATGGCGCCGTGGGCATCAACCTGAACCCCGACCCCTCGGGCGGCCACTGGAGCAGCCCGCCGCTGACCGACAGGCACTGGTACCCGCTTTATGAAAAGATGGTGCAGTACGATCTGCCCGCGATGATCCACGTCAGCACCAGTTGCAACCCCTGCTTTCACACCACCGGCGCGCATTACCTGAATGCCGACACCACAGCCTTCATGCAATGCCTGCAGGGCGACTTGTTCAAGGACTTTCCGACGCTCAAATTCCTGATCCCCCATGGCGGCGGGGCCGTGCCCTACCACTGGGGGCGTTTTCGCGGCCTGGCGCAGGAGATGAAGAAACCACTGCTCGAAGAGCACCTGCTGGACAACATCTTTTTCGACACCTGCGTCTACCACCAGCCCGGCATCGACCTGCTGCACCGCGTGATACCGGTCAGGAATGTGCTGTTCGCCAGCGAGATGATAGGCGCGGTGCGCGGCATCGACCCGCAGACCGGCCACTGCTACGACGACACCCGGCGCTATATCGAAGCCTGCGGCACGCTGAGCGCGCAAGACCGGCAGCAGATCTACGAAGGCAATGCGCGCCGGGTGTTCCCCCGGCTCGATGCGCGCCTGAAGGCCAGGGAAATGGCCTGAAACACCCCCGTCGCGCAGGCCGAAGGTGACACGATCGATCCGGGGCCCCATGCGCCAAGCAAAGCATTCCCCCATAGCCACCCAAAAAAGCAGCGAACACCGGATCACGAGCGGCCAACCCCCAGAACCCCCATATCCCCCAGAACCCCCATGAGCGCATTCAGCAAAACCCCCGGCTGGCTCGACTGGCACCCCAACCCGGGCAAGCCCCATTGGCAATTGCCCGCAGGCGCCGTCGACGCCCACTGCCATGTGTTCGGCCCCGGGGCCGAGTTTCCCTACGCGCCCGAGCGCAAATACACGCCCTGTGATGCCGGCAAGGCGCAGTTGTATGCGCTGCGCGAGCACCTCGGCTTTGCGCGCAACGTGGTGGTGCAGGCCACCTGCCATGGCAGCGACAACCGCGCCCTGGTCGATGCGCTGCGGCACTCGGGCGGCCGGGCGCGCGGCGTGGCCAGCGTCGAGCGCTCGGTGAGCGATGAGCAACTGCAGGCGCTGCACGACGCTGGCGTGCGCGGCGTGCGCTTCAACTTCGTCAAGCGCCTGGTCGATGTCACGCCCCGGGACGAACTGATGGAGATTGCGGCGCGCATCGCCAAACTGGGCTGGCATGTGGTGATCTACTTCGAGGCCGCAGACCTGCCCGGGCTGTGGGACTTTTTTGCCGCGCTGCCCACCACCGTGGTGGTCGACCACATGGGCCGCCCCGACGTGAGCCAGCCCGTGGACGGCCCCGACTTCGGGCTGTTCCTCGAACTCATGCACCAGCACCCCCATGTGTGGAGCAAGGTCAGTTGCCCCGAACGCCTGAGCCTGACCGGCCCCCCGGCCCTGAACGGCGAACGAAATGCCTACGCCGACGTGCTGCCGTTTGCGCGCCGCGTGGTGCAAGCGTTCCCGGAGCGCGTGCTGTGGGGCAGCGACTGGCCGCACCCCAACCTGCGCGACCATATGCCCGACGACGGCCTGCTGGTGGACTACATCGCGCAGATTGCGCAAACGCCAGCGCTGCGCCAGCAACTCCTGGTGGACAACCCGATGCGCCTTTACTGGCCCGAAGAATGTTGACCTTGCGCGCACCGCTCACCGCCCGCACTGCGCTACCCCCACCAACCCGGAAAGCCTGACCCATGTCACTGGACAAACCCTATCTGGACGTGCCCGGCACGATCATTTTTGACGCCGAGCAAAGCCGCAAAGGCTACTGGCTCAACCAGTTCTGCATGAGCCTGATGCAGGCCGACAACCGCGCACGCTTCAAGGCCGACGAGCGCGCCTACCTCGACCGCTGGGCGCTGACCGAAGCGCAAAAACAGGCCGTGCTCGCGCGCGACCTGAACCAATGCCTGCGCCTGGGCGGCAACATCTACTTCCTGGCCAAAATCGGCGCCACCGACGGCAAGAGCTTCCAGCAAATGGCCGGCAGCATGACCGGCCTGAGCGAAGAGCAATACCGCGACATGATGATCAGTGGCGGGCGCCCGGCCAACGGCCTGCGCGTGCCCGGAGAAAACGGCGCAACCCGGACGCAGCCCGCGCCGCCGGCGCAGCCAACCGGCGCGCGCCCGGCCAAGGCCCGGATCAGCGCTGCGGTCTTCAGCTCCCATGTCCCGGCCATCGGCGCCGCCATCGACCAGGGCAAGACACAGCAAGACTACTGGAAGCCGCTGTTTGCCGGCTACGACTTGTCCCGGCAATGGCTCAGGGAGCACCGGCCCGACGTGATCTTGCTGGTCTACAACGACCACGCCACGGCATTCAGCCTGGAGATGATCCCGACCTTTGCCATCGGCACGGCCGCCCAATTCCAGCCGGCCGACGAAGGCTGGGGCCCGCGCCCCGTGCCCCCGGTCATCGGCCACCCGGAACTGGCCGCGCACATCGCGCAATCGGTGATACAGCAAGACTTCGACCTGACCATCGTCAACAAAATGGACGTGGACCACGGCCTGACGGTGCCGCTGTCGCTGATGTGCGGCCAGCCCCTGGCCTGGCCCTGCCCGGTCATCCCCTTCGCGGTCAATGTGGTGCAATACCCCGTGCCCAGCGGCCGCCGCTGCTACCAGCTCGGCCAGGCCATCCGCCGGGCCATCGAAAGCTACGACGCAGACCTGAACGTGCAAATCTGGGGCACGGGCGGCATGAGCCACCAGTTGCAAGGCCCCCGGGCCGGGTTGATCAACAAAGAATTCGACAACGCCTTCCTGGACCAACTCATCACGGACCCCGAAGCCGCAGCCAGCATCCCCCATATCGACTACGTGCGCGAGGCGGGCAGCGAAGGCATCGAGTTGGTGATGTGGCTCATCGCGCGCGGCGCGATGTCGGATGTGGCGCGCGGTGCGACGCCGGATGCGGCGGCCGATGGCGCCACCGGCAGGCCCCCGAAGGTCGTGCACCGCTTCTACCATGTGCCCGCATCCAACACGGCCGTCGGCCACCTGATTTTGGAGAACCCATGACCCCCACCATCAAAGTCGCGCTGGCCGGTGCCGGCGCCTTCGGCATCAAGCACCTGGACGGCATCAAAAACATCGACGGCGTGCAGGTCGCCGCGCTGATCGGCCGCGAGTTGGACAAAACCTGCGCCATCGCCGCCCGATACGGCATCGCCCACGCGGGCATCGACCTGGCCGAAGCCCTGGCCCGGCCCGACATCGACGCCGTGATCCTGTGCACCCCCACCCCTTTGCATGCCGAACAAACCATGGCCTGCCTGAGGGCCGGCAAGCATGTGCAGGTCGAAATCCCGCTGGCCGACAGCCTCCAGGACGCGCAAGCCGTGCTGGCGCTGCAACGGCAGACCGCCCTGGTGGCCATGTGCGGCCACACCCGGCGCTTCAACCCGAGCCACCAGTAC from the Verminephrobacter eiseniae EF01-2 genome contains:
- a CDS encoding substrate-binding domain-containing protein; its protein translation is MTRLGLRCIASMATRQLLVELLPGFTQRSGHGASVESVAGVDAARRVQDGEVFDLVLLASDAIDKLMAAGRLLPGSKVDWVCSGMAVAVRAGAPLPDIHSEEALRQTVLAADRIGHSTGPSGVALVRLFRRWGIADALHERMVQAPPGVPVGALIAAGAAELGFQQHSELLHVPGIHIVGPLPPALQINTTFSAAVGAQSLQVDAARALLAYLASPLAQDAKRRQGMEPA
- a CDS encoding amidohydrolase family protein produces the protein MSLIIDCHGHYTTAPKALEDWRNAQIAGIRNPAAMPAVADLKISDDELRASIAGNQLRLMQERGSDITLFSPRASFMAHHIGDFEVSSRWAAICNALCHRVCTLFPEHFVPVAMLPQSPGVAPASCIAELEKCVHEYGAVGINLNPDPSGGHWSSPPLTDRHWYPLYEKMVQYDLPAMIHVSTSCNPCFHTTGAHYLNADTTAFMQCLQGDLFKDFPTLKFLIPHGGGAVPYHWGRFRGLAQEMKKPLLEEHLLDNIFFDTCVYHQPGIDLLHRVIPVRNVLFASEMIGAVRGIDPQTGHCYDDTRRYIEACGTLSAQDRQQIYEGNARRVFPRLDARLKAREMA
- a CDS encoding amidohydrolase family protein, with translation MSAFSKTPGWLDWHPNPGKPHWQLPAGAVDAHCHVFGPGAEFPYAPERKYTPCDAGKAQLYALREHLGFARNVVVQATCHGSDNRALVDALRHSGGRARGVASVERSVSDEQLQALHDAGVRGVRFNFVKRLVDVTPRDELMEIAARIAKLGWHVVIYFEAADLPGLWDFFAALPTTVVVDHMGRPDVSQPVDGPDFGLFLELMHQHPHVWSKVSCPERLSLTGPPALNGERNAYADVLPFARRVVQAFPERVLWGSDWPHPNLRDHMPDDGLLVDYIAQIAQTPALRQQLLVDNPMRLYWPEEC
- a CDS encoding protocatechuate 4,5-dioxygenase subunit alpha/beta, producing the protein MSLDKPYLDVPGTIIFDAEQSRKGYWLNQFCMSLMQADNRARFKADERAYLDRWALTEAQKQAVLARDLNQCLRLGGNIYFLAKIGATDGKSFQQMAGSMTGLSEEQYRDMMISGGRPANGLRVPGENGATRTQPAPPAQPTGARPAKARISAAVFSSHVPAIGAAIDQGKTQQDYWKPLFAGYDLSRQWLREHRPDVILLVYNDHATAFSLEMIPTFAIGTAAQFQPADEGWGPRPVPPVIGHPELAAHIAQSVIQQDFDLTIVNKMDVDHGLTVPLSLMCGQPLAWPCPVIPFAVNVVQYPVPSGRRCYQLGQAIRRAIESYDADLNVQIWGTGGMSHQLQGPRAGLINKEFDNAFLDQLITDPEAAASIPHIDYVREAGSEGIELVMWLIARGAMSDVARGATPDAAADGATGRPPKVVHRFYHVPASNTAVGHLILENP